A DNA window from Oleomonas cavernae contains the following coding sequences:
- a CDS encoding iron-containing alcohol dehydrogenase codes for MTATLKGAWNYPTRVLAGPGRIAELADACATAGIKRPLFVTDKGLAQTDITARAMAVLKTAGLNPGFYADVRSNPVEANLDDGLAVYKAGHHDGVVAFGGGSALDIAKLIAFMSGQTRPVWDYEDVGDWWTRADPAGIAPVVAVPTTAGTGSEVGRAAVITNAASQEKKIIFHPKMLPVVVISDPELTVGLPPHITAWTGIDAFTHCFEAYSAPGFHPIADGIAVEGMRLIKEYLPRAVARGDDIEARANMLAAASMGAAAFQKGLGATHSIAHPLGVLYDTHHGLANAVILPYVMVFNRPAIEDRMPHLARALNLKEATFDAVLAYVLDLRKALGVPHSLAEIKVPADRAAEIGVMAEHDPSTGSNPRVAKAADMERIFRAAQLGNLAAAAG; via the coding sequence ATGACCGCCACCCTGAAAGGCGCCTGGAACTACCCCACCCGCGTGCTGGCCGGCCCGGGGCGCATCGCCGAGCTGGCCGATGCCTGCGCCACCGCCGGGATCAAGCGCCCCCTGTTCGTCACCGACAAGGGCCTGGCCCAGACCGATATCACCGCCCGGGCCATGGCCGTGCTGAAGACCGCCGGGCTCAATCCCGGCTTCTATGCCGATGTCCGCTCCAACCCGGTGGAGGCGAACCTCGACGACGGCCTCGCGGTCTACAAGGCGGGCCATCACGACGGCGTCGTCGCCTTCGGCGGCGGCTCGGCCCTCGACATCGCCAAGCTGATCGCCTTCATGTCGGGCCAGACCCGCCCGGTGTGGGATTACGAGGACGTGGGCGACTGGTGGACCCGCGCCGACCCCGCCGGCATCGCCCCCGTCGTCGCCGTGCCCACCACGGCGGGCACGGGATCCGAAGTGGGCCGCGCCGCAGTCATCACCAATGCCGCCTCCCAGGAAAAGAAGATCATCTTCCACCCCAAGATGCTGCCCGTGGTGGTGATCTCGGACCCGGAACTGACCGTCGGCCTGCCGCCCCACATCACCGCCTGGACCGGCATCGACGCCTTCACCCATTGCTTCGAGGCCTATAGTGCGCCGGGCTTCCACCCCATCGCCGACGGCATCGCGGTCGAAGGCATGCGCCTGATCAAGGAATACCTGCCCCGCGCGGTAGCCCGTGGCGACGATATCGAGGCCCGCGCCAACATGCTGGCCGCCGCCAGCATGGGCGCCGCCGCCTTCCAGAAGGGCCTGGGCGCCACCCATTCGATCGCCCATCCGCTGGGCGTGCTCTACGACACCCACCACGGCCTGGCAAATGCCGTGATCCTTCCCTATGTGATGGTCTTCAACCGCCCGGCGATCGAAGACCGCATGCCCCATCTGGCCCGTGCCCTGAACCTGAAGGAAGCGACCTTCGACGCCGTGCTGGCCTACGTGCTCGACCTGCGCAAGGCCCTGGGCGTGCCCCACAGCCTGGCCGAGATCAAGGTGCCGGCCGACCGGGCCGCCGAGATCGGGGTGATGGCGGAACACGACCCCTCGACGGGCAGCAACCCGCGGGTGGCCAAGGCCGCCGACATGGAGCGCATCTTCCGCGCCGCCCAGTTGGGCAACCTTGCCGCCGCCGCCGGATAA
- a CDS encoding type 1 glutamine amidotransferase: MTKPALRLLVVDGNTAAGRARAVASGGTASGEGYAAVLQDLAPEAAIDICYPADPGSNLPGVSELAAYDGVAITGSALNVYNGGPQIEPQVDLARNVFRSGTPMFGSCWGLQVATVAAGGSVRANPQGREIGIARKILVNEAGRAHPLLAGRPPVYDALCVHLDEVETRPEGMTVLAGNELSEVQAAEIAHDGGTFWGVQYHPEYSFGEMAAVLRRYGPVMVANGFVHDEAELARIIALYDGLHADPQDTALAWQLGVDHQTIAPADRHRDLANWLEHLVRPTRVRRGR; this comes from the coding sequence ATGACCAAGCCTGCCCTTCGCCTGCTCGTCGTCGATGGCAACACCGCCGCCGGCCGCGCCCGCGCCGTCGCCTCGGGCGGTACGGCATCGGGCGAGGGCTATGCCGCCGTGCTCCAGGACCTGGCACCCGAGGCCGCGATCGACATCTGCTATCCCGCCGATCCCGGCTCGAACCTGCCCGGTGTCTCGGAACTCGCCGCCTATGACGGTGTCGCCATCACCGGCTCTGCCCTCAACGTCTACAACGGCGGGCCGCAGATCGAGCCGCAGGTCGACCTGGCACGCAATGTGTTCCGGTCGGGCACGCCCATGTTCGGCTCGTGCTGGGGCTTGCAGGTGGCGACCGTGGCGGCCGGCGGCAGCGTGCGCGCCAACCCCCAGGGCCGCGAGATCGGCATCGCGCGCAAGATCCTGGTCAACGAGGCCGGCCGCGCCCACCCGCTGCTGGCCGGCCGGCCGCCGGTCTACGACGCGCTGTGCGTCCATCTCGACGAGGTCGAGACCCGGCCGGAGGGCATGACCGTGCTCGCCGGCAACGAGTTGAGCGAGGTCCAGGCGGCCGAGATCGCCCATGACGGCGGCACCTTCTGGGGCGTGCAGTACCACCCGGAATATTCCTTCGGCGAGATGGCCGCGGTGCTGCGCCGCTATGGCCCGGTGATGGTCGCCAACGGTTTCGTCCACGACGAGGCGGAACTGGCCCGCATCATCGCCCTCTACGATGGCCTCCACGCCGATCCACAGGACACGGCGCTGGCCTGGCAACTGGGCGTCGACCACCAGACCATCGCCCCCGCCGATCGCCACCGCGACCTCGCCAACTGGCTGGAGCACCTGGTGCGCCCGACCCGGGTACGGCGCGGGCGGTAG
- a CDS encoding NAD(P)/FAD-dependent oxidoreductase produces MSEVITTDVAIIGAGPVGLFAVFEAGMLGMKAVVIDALDALGGQCTALYPEKPIYDIPGHPAIDGQGLIGQLEIQAAPFAPYYLLDQQVTHLGTQEAGFRLRTSKGAVVEARAVIVAAGCGAFGPNRPPLDGLEAYEEAKTVQYLVRRREDYRDKKIVIAGGGDSAVDWALSLVEVAESVSLVHRRPKFRAAPESLRKLDDLAKAGAVDLVVPYQLDGLEGDGGILNGVRVATLDGQKRVIPADVLLPFYGLAMTLGPIADWGLGLDHNHIAVEQRNSATSVPGIFAIGDIATYPGKLKLILSGFAEAAAAAHAIHPLVFPDKVLHFEYSTTRGVPTAAQ; encoded by the coding sequence ATGTCCGAAGTCATCACCACCGATGTCGCCATCATCGGCGCCGGCCCCGTCGGCCTGTTCGCCGTGTTCGAGGCGGGCATGCTGGGCATGAAGGCGGTGGTGATCGATGCCCTCGATGCCCTGGGCGGGCAATGCACCGCGCTCTACCCGGAAAAGCCGATCTACGACATTCCCGGCCATCCCGCGATCGACGGCCAGGGCCTGATCGGGCAGTTGGAGATCCAGGCCGCCCCCTTCGCGCCCTACTACCTGCTGGACCAGCAGGTGACCCACCTCGGCACCCAGGAGGCCGGGTTCCGCCTGCGCACCTCCAAGGGCGCCGTGGTCGAGGCCCGGGCGGTGATCGTGGCGGCAGGCTGCGGCGCCTTCGGCCCCAATCGCCCGCCGCTCGACGGGCTGGAGGCCTATGAAGAGGCCAAGACGGTCCAGTACCTGGTGCGCCGGCGCGAGGATTACCGCGACAAGAAGATCGTCATCGCCGGCGGCGGCGATTCCGCCGTCGACTGGGCCCTGAGCCTGGTCGAGGTGGCCGAGAGCGTCAGCCTGGTGCACCGCCGGCCCAAATTCCGCGCGGCGCCCGAATCCCTGCGCAAGCTCGACGACCTGGCCAAGGCCGGCGCCGTCGACCTGGTGGTGCCCTACCAGCTCGACGGCCTGGAAGGCGACGGCGGCATCCTGAACGGCGTGCGGGTGGCGACCCTGGACGGGCAGAAGCGCGTGATCCCGGCCGATGTCCTCCTCCCCTTCTACGGCCTGGCCATGACGCTGGGGCCGATCGCCGACTGGGGCCTGGGCCTCGATCACAATCACATCGCGGTCGAACAGCGCAACAGCGCCACCAGTGTCCCCGGCATCTTCGCCATCGGCGACATCGCCACCTATCCCGGCAAGCTCAAGCTGATCCTGTCGGGCTTCGCGGAAGCCGCCGCGGCGGCCCATGCCATTCACCCGCTGGTCTTCCCCGACAAGGTGCTGCACTTCGAATATTCGACCACGCGCGGCGTGCCGACGGCGGCGCAGTAA
- a CDS encoding YnfA family protein, translating to MLSIGLFALAAVAEIGGCFAFWAWARQDKSILWLVPGLLCLAFFAWVLTRVEADFAGRAYAAYGGIYIAASLLWLWLVEGARPDRFDLIGGAVCLTGTAIILFAPRGHDPNTLRKLRRFRILCERSSPWPSRFLPRNSFAGPADTRMPRSTSLSR from the coding sequence GTGCTCTCGATCGGCCTGTTCGCGCTGGCGGCCGTCGCCGAGATCGGCGGCTGCTTCGCCTTCTGGGCCTGGGCGCGGCAAGACAAGTCGATCCTGTGGCTGGTCCCCGGCCTGCTTTGCCTGGCCTTCTTCGCCTGGGTTCTGACCCGCGTGGAAGCGGATTTCGCCGGCCGCGCCTATGCCGCCTATGGCGGCATCTACATCGCCGCCTCGCTGCTCTGGCTCTGGCTGGTCGAGGGCGCGCGGCCCGACCGTTTCGACCTGATCGGCGGCGCGGTCTGCCTGACCGGCACCGCCATCATCCTGTTTGCGCCAAGGGGGCATGATCCAAACACATTGCGAAAACTTCGAAGATTTCGTATTTTGTGTGAAAGGAGCTCGCCATGGCCATCACGGTTCCTGCCACGGAATTCATTCGCCGGCCCGGCCGATACAAGGATGCCGCGAAGCACGAGCCTATCGCGGTGA
- a CDS encoding type II toxin-antitoxin system Phd/YefM family antitoxin, with protein sequence MAITVPATEFIRRPGRYKDAAKHEPIAVTSHGVPEVYLLSPAEYEHYRLLKRREREAFHLKELPEEFVRAILTAPIDPAFEAFNDEAP encoded by the coding sequence ATGGCCATCACGGTTCCTGCCACGGAATTCATTCGCCGGCCCGGCCGATACAAGGATGCCGCGAAGCACGAGCCTATCGCGGTGACCAGTCACGGCGTACCCGAGGTGTATCTCCTGTCGCCAGCCGAATACGAACACTATCGCCTGTTGAAGCGGCGGGAGCGTGAGGCTTTCCACCTCAAGGAACTGCCAGAGGAATTCGTCCGGGCGATACTGACGGCGCCCATCGATCCCGCATTCGAGGCATTCAACGACGAAGCGCCCTGA
- a CDS encoding type II toxin-antitoxin system PemK/MazF family toxin gives MEIPAPKVGHVIAYAYVWRQEYAAGQREGAKNRPCAIVLATARDNGGRLIVTVAPITHTPPSDPAAAVEIWPLTKKRLGLDGNRSWVIVDDLNVFTWPGFDLQPVPQRPETCLYGPLPGGLIRQIRAAIARCYPSAALSDRDV, from the coding sequence ATGGAAATCCCGGCGCCCAAGGTGGGCCACGTCATCGCCTATGCCTATGTTTGGCGGCAGGAATACGCAGCCGGTCAGCGGGAAGGCGCAAAGAACCGTCCCTGCGCCATCGTGCTTGCGACGGCACGTGACAATGGCGGGCGCCTCATCGTCACCGTCGCCCCTATCACCCACACCCCTCCGTCCGATCCCGCCGCCGCCGTCGAAATCTGGCCCCTCACCAAAAAACGTTTGGGCCTCGACGGCAATCGCTCGTGGGTAATCGTCGATGATCTGAACGTCTTCACTTGGCCCGGGTTTGATCTCCAGCCGGTGCCGCAGCGACCGGAAACGTGTCTTTATGGTCCCTTGCCGGGAGGCTTGATCCGCCAGATCCGGGCGGCAATAGCACGCTGCTATCCCTCCGCCGCCCTCTCTGATCGCGACGTTTAA
- a CDS encoding twin transmembrane helix small protein: MSGAFSFLIPLALVVVVVILAVGVTVLVRGGGDRRLSNKLMQYRVLAQAVAIILILLAFYFGSK; this comes from the coding sequence ATGTCCGGTGCATTCTCCTTCCTCATCCCCCTCGCCCTCGTGGTGGTCGTCGTGATCCTGGCCGTGGGCGTCACCGTGCTGGTGCGCGGCGGCGGTGACCGTCGGCTGTCGAACAAGCTGATGCAGTACCGCGTTCTGGCCCAGGCGGTGGCGATCATCCTGATCCTGCTCGCCTTCTATTTCGGCTCCAAGTGA
- a CDS encoding cob(I)yrinic acid a,c-diamide adenosyltransferase: MVKLDRIYTRGGDKGLTSLVDGSRVPKHALRVAAYGEVDELNATIGLLRLETTDLATVDAMLGRIQNDLFDLGADLATPDGIDGALRIVEAQVTRLEGEIDAMNAAIPPLRSFILPGGSRAAAFAHLTRTVARRAERAISALGEVEPINMAALRYVNRLSDHLFVLARHLNDDGAADVLWVPGANR, from the coding sequence ATGGTGAAGCTGGACCGCATCTATACCCGCGGCGGCGACAAGGGCCTGACCTCGCTGGTCGACGGCAGCCGGGTGCCCAAGCATGCCCTGCGCGTCGCGGCCTACGGCGAGGTCGACGAGCTCAATGCCACGATCGGCCTGCTGCGCCTGGAAACCACCGATCTCGCGACGGTCGACGCCATGCTGGGCCGGATCCAGAACGACCTGTTCGACCTGGGCGCCGACCTCGCCACCCCCGACGGCATCGACGGCGCCCTGCGCATCGTCGAGGCCCAGGTGACAAGGCTTGAGGGCGAGATCGACGCCATGAATGCGGCGATCCCGCCCCTGCGCTCCTTCATCCTGCCGGGCGGCAGCCGCGCCGCCGCCTTCGCCCACCTGACCCGCACCGTGGCCAGGCGCGCCGAACGGGCGATCAGCGCGCTTGGCGAGGTGGAGCCGATCAACATGGCGGCCTTGCGCTACGTCAACCGCCTCTCCGACCATCTCTTCGTCCTGGCCCGCCACCTCAACGACGATGGCGCCGCCGACGTCCTGTGGGTGCCCGGCGCCAACCGCTGA
- a CDS encoding tetratricopeptide repeat protein, translating into MFAAGLMTFSRRVALLFGIGLAVWDVDPSWLLKTEPIERDDFAAARRHLKPLARSGNATAQGAIGLIYADGLGVGRSPAAAFRWTKKAADQGHPVAQRQLARLYFEGCGVKPDDAKALSWLSKATEQENAAALCDLGVAHLEGRGLPQDDARARQYFEQAAALGEAEALCHIGFMRWQGRAFPRDAFRGRDLLLKAVDMGSVLAAYRMGLMSEAGETPVSDPAQPHNWFRWAAERGHSASQQRLAGLALAGEAGHRPNPEKPTSGLVWPCACCRPARCATKPSPPLRKPVDNWARSDASSPGAAP; encoded by the coding sequence ATGTTTGCGGCGGGTCTGATGACATTTTCCCGACGGGTTGCTCTTCTGTTCGGCATCGGTTTGGCGGTGTGGGATGTCGATCCGTCATGGCTCCTAAAGACCGAGCCGATTGAGCGCGACGACTTTGCTGCCGCCCGACGCCATCTCAAGCCCCTGGCCCGTTCCGGCAACGCGACTGCACAGGGGGCCATCGGCCTCATCTATGCGGATGGCCTGGGCGTTGGGCGAAGTCCCGCGGCGGCGTTCCGCTGGACCAAGAAGGCGGCCGACCAGGGGCATCCCGTGGCGCAGCGCCAATTGGCGCGGCTTTACTTCGAGGGCTGCGGCGTCAAGCCGGATGACGCCAAGGCGCTGTCGTGGCTGAGCAAAGCAACCGAGCAGGAGAACGCGGCAGCGCTTTGCGATCTCGGCGTCGCTCATCTCGAGGGCAGGGGGCTACCCCAGGACGACGCTCGGGCCCGGCAATATTTCGAGCAGGCCGCAGCCCTGGGCGAGGCTGAGGCGCTATGCCATATCGGTTTCATGCGTTGGCAGGGCCGCGCTTTCCCGCGCGATGCCTTCCGCGGTCGCGACCTGCTGCTGAAGGCAGTCGATATGGGATCGGTTCTCGCCGCCTACCGCATGGGGTTGATGAGCGAGGCCGGAGAGACGCCGGTGTCAGATCCGGCACAACCGCACAACTGGTTTCGCTGGGCCGCCGAGCGCGGCCATTCGGCGTCGCAGCAGCGGCTGGCGGGCCTGGCGCTGGCGGGCGAGGCGGGCCACCGGCCGAACCCGGAGAAGCCTACAAGTGGTCTAGTCTGGCCCTGCGCATGCTGCCGGCCGGCACGATGCGCGACCAAGCCCAGTCCACCCTTGAGGAAGCCCGTCGACAACTGGGCACGATCGGACGCCTCGTCGCCTGGCGCCGCGCCATGA
- a CDS encoding ATP:cob(I)alamin adenosyltransferase: protein MGTTCTPSNSERRAERAISALSEVEAINMAGLRYVNRLSDHLFVLARHLNDNGAADGANR from the coding sequence ATGGGGACCACCTGCACGCCATCAAACAGCGAGCGGCGCGCCGAACGGGCGATCAGCGCGCTTAGCGAGGTGGAGGCTATCAACATGGCCGGCTTGCGCTATGTCAACCGCCTCTCCGACCATCTCTTTGTCCTGGCCCGCCACCTCAACGACAACGGGGCCGCCGATGGCGCCAACCGCTAG
- a CDS encoding alpha/beta hydrolase, which yields MSCAESRYPVGLPAHWRAVLRVFLLSLLGSMVGSLSAPALALTEEAVSLGLLQGTLALPPLAAGNRVPAVLILAGSGPVDRDGNLPGMINNSLRLVAHGLAEQGIASLRVDKRGIAESGPAGPREEDLRFQTFVDDALAWAESLRQDPRIGPIYLLGHSEGALVVTLAAQKAPKGSVSGLILLAGAGQSAAQVIERQLAEMGVSAALQAASKHITDELVQGRHVADVPPDLAALYRPSVQDYLISWLPLDPAAELARTDVPVLIVQGTIDIQISVADARLLQAARPDAKLVLIEGMNHVLKRAPANRFLNRQTYAIPLLPLADGLLPAITDFIGGR from the coding sequence ATGTCTTGCGCAGAATCTCGATATCCGGTCGGCCTGCCGGCGCACTGGCGGGCCGTGTTGAGGGTGTTCCTGCTGTCGCTGCTGGGCAGCATGGTCGGCTCCCTTTCCGCTCCCGCCCTGGCCCTGACCGAGGAAGCCGTCAGCCTCGGCCTGCTCCAGGGCACGCTGGCGTTGCCGCCTCTGGCGGCGGGGAACCGCGTGCCGGCTGTGCTCATCCTGGCCGGTTCCGGCCCGGTCGATCGCGACGGCAACCTGCCCGGCATGATCAACAACAGCCTGCGCCTGGTGGCGCACGGCCTGGCCGAACAGGGGATCGCCTCCCTCAGGGTGGACAAGCGCGGCATCGCCGAAAGTGGGCCCGCCGGCCCGCGGGAGGAGGATCTGCGCTTTCAGACCTTTGTGGACGATGCCCTGGCCTGGGCCGAAAGCCTGCGGCAGGACCCGCGAATCGGACCGATCTACCTGCTGGGGCACAGCGAAGGCGCGCTGGTCGTGACCCTGGCGGCACAGAAGGCGCCGAAGGGCAGCGTGTCCGGCCTGATCCTCCTCGCCGGCGCGGGTCAGTCGGCGGCGCAGGTGATCGAGCGCCAGCTTGCCGAAATGGGTGTTTCGGCGGCCCTGCAGGCCGCCTCGAAGCACATCACCGACGAACTGGTCCAAGGGCGCCATGTCGCCGATGTGCCGCCGGACCTGGCGGCGCTCTACCGGCCCAGCGTGCAGGACTACCTGATCTCCTGGCTGCCGCTGGATCCGGCGGCGGAACTGGCCCGCACGGACGTGCCGGTGCTGATCGTCCAAGGGACGATCGATATTCAGATCTCCGTGGCGGACGCCCGCCTGCTGCAGGCGGCGCGGCCCGATGCGAAGCTGGTCCTGATCGAGGGCATGAACCATGTGCTGAAGCGGGCCCCGGCGAACCGGTTCTTGAACCGGCAGACCTATGCGATCCCGCTCCTGCCCCTGGCCGATGGCCTCCTGCCCGCCATTACCGACTTCATCGGTGGCCGGTAG
- a CDS encoding electron transfer flavoprotein subunit beta/FixA family protein codes for MKVLVPVKRVVDYNVKIRVKADGSGVDLANVKMSMNPFDEISVEEAIRLKEAGKATEIVVVSIGPQGASETIRTALAMGADRGILIKTDDEVQPLGVAKLLAAVVAEEQPGLVIVGKQAIDDDCNQTGQMLAALLGWAQGTFASKIVINDGSADVTREVDGGLETITVKLPAIVTSDLRLNEPRYASLPNIMKAKKKPLADKSPADYGVDIAVRLKTLKVEEPPKRSAGIKVKDVAELVAKLKTEAGVI; via the coding sequence ATGAAGGTCCTGGTACCCGTCAAGCGGGTGGTCGACTACAACGTGAAGATCCGCGTCAAGGCGGACGGTTCGGGCGTCGACCTCGCCAATGTAAAAATGTCGATGAACCCCTTCGACGAAATCTCCGTCGAAGAGGCGATCCGCCTCAAGGAAGCCGGCAAGGCGACCGAAATCGTCGTGGTTTCGATCGGCCCGCAGGGTGCCTCCGAAACCATCCGCACCGCGCTGGCCATGGGCGCCGACCGCGGCATCCTGATCAAGACCGACGACGAGGTTCAGCCGCTGGGCGTCGCCAAGCTGCTGGCCGCCGTGGTGGCCGAGGAGCAGCCGGGCCTGGTCATCGTCGGCAAGCAGGCGATCGACGACGACTGCAACCAGACCGGCCAGATGCTGGCCGCCCTGCTGGGCTGGGCCCAGGGCACTTTCGCCTCCAAGATCGTGATCAACGACGGCTCCGCCGACGTGACCCGCGAAGTGGACGGCGGCCTGGAGACCATCACGGTGAAGCTGCCGGCGATCGTCACCTCGGACCTGCGCCTGAACGAGCCGCGCTATGCCTCGCTGCCCAATATCATGAAGGCGAAGAAGAAGCCGCTGGCCGACAAGTCCCCGGCCGACTACGGCGTCGACATCGCCGTGCGCCTGAAGACCTTGAAGGTCGAGGAGCCGCCCAAGCGCTCCGCCGGCATCAAGGTCAAGGATGTCGCCGAACTCGTCGCCAAGCTCAAGACCGAAGCGGGAGTGATCTGA
- a CDS encoding electron transfer flavoprotein subunit alpha/FixB family protein gives MAILVIAENDAQSYKPATLNAVSAAKAIGGDIHLLVAGSGIAGVAAEAAKIDGVAKVLTADDAAYANRLAEPLAALIVALAPGYDYIVSPATTSGKNVTPRVAALLDVAQISDIVKVVSGDTFVRPIYAGNALATVQSSDAKKVITVRTTAFPAGAVDGGSASIEAVAPVANPGLSTFIGAELSKSERPELTAARVIVSGGRGMQSGDNFHLLDAIADKLGAAVGASRAAVDAGFVPNDYQVGQTGKIVAPELYIAVGISGAIQHLAGMKDSKVIVAINKDEEAPIFQVADYGLVGDLFKILPELEAELSK, from the coding sequence ATGGCGATCCTCGTCATTGCCGAAAACGACGCCCAGTCGTACAAGCCCGCCACCCTGAACGCCGTCTCCGCCGCCAAGGCCATCGGTGGTGACATCCACCTGCTGGTCGCCGGGTCAGGCATCGCCGGCGTTGCCGCCGAGGCTGCCAAGATCGACGGCGTCGCGAAGGTCCTGACCGCCGACGACGCGGCCTATGCCAACCGCCTGGCGGAACCCCTGGCGGCCCTGATCGTCGCCCTGGCGCCCGGTTACGACTACATCGTCTCGCCGGCCACCACCTCGGGCAAGAACGTGACCCCGCGCGTCGCTGCCCTGCTCGACGTCGCACAGATCTCGGACATCGTGAAGGTCGTCTCGGGCGATACTTTCGTGCGCCCGATCTATGCCGGCAACGCGCTCGCCACCGTGCAGTCGTCGGATGCCAAGAAGGTCATCACCGTGCGCACCACCGCCTTCCCGGCGGGTGCGGTCGACGGCGGTTCGGCTTCGATCGAGGCCGTGGCCCCGGTTGCCAACCCCGGCCTGTCGACCTTCATCGGCGCCGAACTGTCGAAGTCGGAACGGCCGGAACTGACTGCGGCCCGCGTCATCGTCTCGGGCGGTCGCGGCATGCAGTCGGGCGACAATTTCCACCTGCTCGATGCCATCGCCGACAAGCTGGGTGCCGCTGTCGGCGCCAGCCGCGCCGCGGTCGACGCCGGCTTCGTGCCCAACGATTACCAGGTCGGCCAGACCGGCAAGATCGTGGCGCCCGAGCTCTACATCGCCGTCGGCATTTCCGGTGCCATCCAGCACCTGGCCGGCATGAAGGACAGCAAGGTCATCGTCGCCATCAACAAGGATGAAGAAGCCCCCATCTTCCAGGTCGCCGACTATGGCCTGGTGGG